The following coding sequences are from one Deltaproteobacteria bacterium window:
- a CDS encoding DUF1850 domain-containing protein translates to MRKGVILLSGILALGAFLLLYPIWVLICTKNDQVIFLRVVKPGDTFQLAYLHSVAWSDVRDFFRIDAEYRLVLTETLFQGQGAGLPYGVSPGEQWVLEGDWFRITGMRRVVPSIDWRIQAEWKNRFRFQNAPEVDVSAQVGNGLIHIQTEKVRLIYWLGFYLHRLIQSK, encoded by the coding sequence ATGCGCAAAGGAGTAATTCTACTCTCAGGAATTCTGGCCCTGGGAGCTTTCCTTCTCCTCTACCCAATCTGGGTATTGATCTGTACCAAAAATGATCAAGTAATTTTTTTAAGGGTTGTCAAACCGGGGGATACGTTTCAACTGGCCTATCTCCATTCGGTGGCCTGGAGCGATGTCCGCGATTTTTTCCGCATCGACGCGGAATACCGCCTGGTCCTAACCGAGACCCTGTTCCAGGGGCAAGGAGCCGGTCTTCCTTATGGGGTATCCCCAGGCGAGCAATGGGTCCTAGAGGGGGACTGGTTTCGGATTACCGGGATGCGCCGCGTTGTGCCCTCCATTGATTGGCGAATTCAAGCGGAGTGGAAGAATCGTTTTCGTTTCCAGAATGCACCCGAAGTCGACGTATCCGCCCAAGTGGGAAATGGACTGATTCACATTCAAACGGAAAAGGTGCGTCTTATTTATTGGTTGGGATTTTATCTGCACCGCTTAATTCAAAGTAAATAG
- a CDS encoding TAXI family TRAP transporter solute-binding subunit: protein TRAEVDEQLIYEITTHLWEKKPQIYREKKEPASGAEMMAAAHEQGKNVRFENALLGVTVPLHKGAYRYYKEKGIPIPPALVPPEAK from the coding sequence GACGCGGGCCGAAGTTGACGAGCAGCTGATCTATGAAATCACCACCCATTTGTGGGAAAAGAAGCCCCAGATTTATCGAGAAAAGAAGGAGCCGGCCAGCGGCGCCGAGATGATGGCTGCAGCCCACGAGCAGGGAAAAAATGTAAGATTCGAAAATGCGTTGCTCGGCGTGACAGTTCCTCTCCACAAGGGTGCCTACAGATATTACAAGGAGAAGGGAATCCCGATCCCGCCGGCGCTCGTTCCACCCGAAGCGAAGTAA